A section of the Parasteatoda tepidariorum isolate YZ-2023 chromosome 6, CAS_Ptep_4.0, whole genome shotgun sequence genome encodes:
- the LOC107436660 gene encoding mediator of RNA polymerase II transcription subunit 28 isoform X1 → MAGLAPGIHIVDEFEKAFQDCLAVLTNPDHFNSRDSDETRTSVDLTIQHFLDVSKQMDCFFLQKRLLLSEQKPEHLLVESIQELKNELARKDALLDKYHEKIQVWQNLLQDVPGMPRPPPPAPPAPSQPTQSIPPMQPGPSNQIPPQVGQSGAAPPTHPHHMMQHHGIPPMTSSPVPMQPGMVMQPQQMHPQQHAMAGAQPGGLQGPLAYLERTMSNIGMPDTSGR, encoded by the exons ATGGCAGGTTTAGCTCCAGGCATTCATATAGTGGATGAATTCGAGAAAGCTTTCCAA gATTGCCTTGCGGTCTTAACAAATCCTGATCATTTCAACTCGCGTGATTCTGATGAAACAAGAACTT CTGTTGATCTTACTATTCAGCATTTCTTGGATGTTTCAAAGCAAATGGATTGTTTCTTTTTACAGAAGAGACTTTTACTATCTGAGCAGAAACCTGAACACTTATTGGTTGAG agTATTCAAGAGCTTAAAAATGAACTTGCTAGAAAAGATGCACTCCTTGACAAATATCATGAAAAGATCCAAGTATGGCAAAACCTTCTACAGGATGTTCCTGGTATGCCTCGTCCTCCCCCACCGGCACCCCCTGCTCCTTCGCAGCCAACTCAAAGCATCCCACCTATGCAACCAGGTCCATCCAATCAAATACCACCTCAAGTTGGACAATCAGGCGCTGCGCCTCCCACTCATCCGCACCACATGATGCAACATCATGGTATACCACCAATGACATCATCACCTGTGCCTATGCAACCAGGCATGGTTATGCAGCCTCAACAAATGCATCCTCAACAACATGCTATGGCTGGAGCACAGCCTGGTGGACTGCAAGGCCCCCTTGCATACCTTGAGAGAACTATGTCAAATATTGGAATGCCGGATACTAGTGGACGATAG